The nucleotide window AgactttttattctataaatTTACATTTGACAATGTATTATCAGGCACTGTATCATACAATAAATATTTGGCAAGTTAAACTATCAGGTTTttaacaacatgagggtgagtaaattgacactgttaattttaggttgaactatcccattaaataattcataatttagacaagagtaaaaaaaataaataaaaatgtagacaAAAAATTCAGtccctgctgagtttagctctaaTCCAAACCAAACAAAATTGAACAACTAATCGATGTTAAATAGTCCAGTATTTGAGGGAACAGCAATTTGTAGCGTTCAgaagtgcactcaatcaatcccaTAATCCACTGTAATAACGAGTGTACAACCCATGTACACTAAACAGCAAGAAAATACCCCTAATGCACTCCAAAGTCTTACggaaatcgaggtcctgactctgtggccATTAAATATCCCATGGCACTTATtttaaagagtaggggtgtaacgccggtgtcctggccaaaatcCCTCAATCGGTCCTTACAATCATGggctcccaatcatccccatccaccgaattggctctatcactatctcttcactccaccaatagctggtgtgtggtgagcgcactaaCGCCATTTTCCTTATGGCTGCTTTCGCATCATCCAAGtctatgctgcacactggtggtggtgtggacagaccccctcatgattgtgaagcgctttgggtgtatggccatacacaataaatgccctatataaatacacattacattgcatTCACTTATTCATGTGGACAAATGTAGGGAGTCGTGAATGAGGGGGCGATTTTGGATACAGCATAGGTCTTCAGGATTTAGGCAGGTATTTTTTCAGGGTTGGAGTTAAACTTTGCAGAACAGCTGCTCTCCAAGGTCAAGGTACTTCACCCCTGATTTAGACCATACTGTGTTTCGACCACAGTGACTAATACAATAAAACACTTGTAGTGGAAAGGATGGGTGATCTGATGTCTCtcaggtctctctctctcttttttaatctTGTTTAACAACCTCTTCTGTGCAGGTGTATGAGCTGACTCAGGAGTTCTTCCAGAATGGAAAGCCTGTGGGAGCTGAGAGTCAAAACAGTGTGGGGATCTTCACACGAGACGTGGTGCGCAAGAAAATCATGCTTGATCCTTATGATTCAGAAAGCATCAGGAAGCTCAAGTTATCTATGCTACAACAGTACCTCAAGGTGAGCTGGGCTCTATGGTCTATATTTTCCCATGTTTTGCTAACCCATAGTTTCATGGTAACATACCCATTGTTCCTCCTATAGACTCTCCAGACATACCTCTCTAGACCTTATTTTGAAATATAAGGTGTGGTATCATGTTTGACATCTTAACAGGCCCCAACAGGAAGTAGCAGAGTTACTGTCGTAAGCACATTTACTGCAACTCTATGACAATAATAAATGCATTGCGTGTCTCTTCAGCTTTTGTAATACAGTAGTGATGTCAGGCTTACTGCACTCTTCCCATTCTGTCACAACAGCAAGGTTCTCTTTGTGAAATTCAAAACCATAGACTTCAGAGAAGAGGTGTGGATTCCAACCAAAcaacatttttattcttttctcACACAGCCTAGAGTTGCAAAGGGCTTGCAtttataattcattaaataattcaACTTTTTTTATACTGAAACTGTTTAGTCAAACTATTCATTGAGACTCGGGTAGTAATGAAAGCTATTGAAGTAAAAGTGTTAAATGTCACCATTGAATGTCAATCTGTAATGCTAGAGGTTATGGGAGGAAGGGGCCAGGACCAGAAAAAGCACTCAGTTGGCTTTATGCCTGCTAGACTATGTCTGCCTGTGTTTGTTTACAGCAGTGTACTTCAGAACAGTAACCTTAGAGTGAACGTGGTGTTTAGCAGAGCCCATGCGTTCACTGTGACAGGATGAAACCAACAGTTAATGAACCAAAGCAAGGCCATACAAGTGCCAAGAAGTAGTCTTACAGTAGGGTAAGATTAGCAATGTGTGTCTTCTTGTGTGCCTCAGGTGGAGAGCTGTGAAAGCAGTTCCCCCAACATGGATGAAGTGTCTCTAAGTGAGTTTGGCGAGTGGACTGAGATTCCTGGCGCTCATCATGTCATTCCCACTGGTTTCATTAAAGTTGTTGAGATCCTGGCTCAGGACATCCCGAGTTGTGTCCTCCACCTTAGCAAGCCTGTCCGCCGCGTCCACTGGAACTGCAGCTCCCAGGATGCAGAAGAATTTGGAGACCAGGTTGACCATAACCAGGACCAACGGCCCAGCCCTTCTCCGGTCTGTGTGGAGTGCGAAGACGGCGAGCGTCTGCTGGCGGACCATGTGATCTTAACTGCCTCTCTTGGGGTCCTGAAGAAAGCTCACAAGACTCTCTTCTCCCCAGGCCTTCCACAAGACAAGGCACAGGCCATCCAGAAACTGGGCATTAGCACCACTGACAAGATCTTTCTGGAGTTTGCAGAGCCCTTCTGGAGCCCAGAATGCAACAGCATTCAGTTTGTGTGGGAGGACGAGGCACAACTGGAGAGCCAGGCATATCCAGAAGAGCTGTGGTACCGAAAGATCTGCAGCTTTGATGTGCTGTATCCGCCCGAGCGCTATGGCCACATGCTGAGTGGATGGATCTGCGGAGAAGAGGCCCTGCGCATGGAAAGGTGTGACGACGAGACTGTGGCGGAGATATGCACAGAACTACTGCGCCAGTTCACAGGTCAGCGCGTTCACTGCAATTAGACAAGTAATTATATTCAGTGTAATTATACACATTATGCAAGATTCTTATCATTTGGGTGAAATTCTTTTTAACTAGTCTTCAATTAGGATGTGAGGAAACAAGATAATTACACCTTTAGTGTTTTAATGGCATGTTTTGGGTTGCTTCACTTTCACACCACTGCTAAGGTCCTGTTTACTTTTGGTATTAAGTTGAACTGTGGTTAAGGGGAAAGGTGGATGGGAGAGGGATCCCCATATACActtaaatgtgctgtatgtaagtttttgactcttctaaagcataaaaaacaatatgtttgcagatatttaagaaacatgctaagtgaacgttcgtgtttatctgaaaaacaagtcagatattctgctttgaaaatgtattttccaTGCCGGaacatgtctttgttttggtctttttaatcttcccaatgccagtttagccaactATATTTCAGCTCCCCTGGTTGCCTTGgtaaaaaaacagcatatttcattcattcatacagaaaggctctgaaagcatgcaTCCGTgcctgaaatgcgacctctggtggacagtagcagactccaaaatgagacacagattccgAGTTCCatatgaggttattaattagcaaataatataaatattacaaacgtaaacattaggtgaggaggttacattgtaaccccgtgtcctaactaGCTTTGAGACGAGatacgcagtgataagcaatttggctgtttgcaccagacgaaacatgaccgaaatttaaatacagccattcagaagcacagaacatgcactcactcatgaaattataaggtttataatctattttataCATATGAACCCTCGTTAACATTATGAAATGTAGATGCTGAAGCACTCatgtgtttagttctaaagtttaatttcaaacggtttatttaattttcaagatctgaggtgaactatctgctgctgct belongs to Danio rerio strain Tuebingen ecotype United States chromosome 1, GRCz12tu, whole genome shotgun sequence and includes:
- the smox gene encoding spermine oxidase, translating into MQSCEISSDSTDDPLSSALHGHRQPRIVVIGAGLAGLAATKTLLENGFTNVTVLEASDRIGGRVQSIQHGKTTLELGATWIHGANGNPVYHLAEDNGLLEHTTEEERSVGRISLYAKNGVAHYQTNNGKRIPKDLVEEFSDLYNEVYELTQEFFQNGKPVGAESQNSVGIFTRDVVRKKIMLDPYDSESIRKLKLSMLQQYLKVESCESSSPNMDEVSLSEFGEWTEIPGAHHVIPTGFIKVVEILAQDIPSCVLHLSKPVRRVHWNCSSQDAEEFGDQVDHNQDQRPSPSPVCVECEDGERLLADHVILTASLGVLKKAHKTLFSPGLPQDKAQAIQKLGISTTDKIFLEFAEPFWSPECNSIQFVWEDEAQLESQAYPEELWYRKICSFDVLYPPERYGHMLSGWICGEEALRMERCDDETVAEICTELLRQFTGNQNIPKPRRILRSSWGSNPYIRGSYSFTRVGSSGRDVEKLAEPLPYIKNTKAPPLQVLFAGEATHRKYYSTTHGALLSGQREANRLMELYQYSCAETTKPNI
- the smox gene encoding spermine oxidase isoform X1 gives rise to the protein MDEVSLSEFGEWTEIPGAHHVIPTGFIKVVEILAQDIPSCVLHLSKPVRRVHWNCSSQDAEEFGDQVDHNQDQRPSPSPVCVECEDGERLLADHVILTASLGVLKKAHKTLFSPGLPQDKAQAIQKLGISTTDKIFLEFAEPFWSPECNSIQFVWEDEAQLESQAYPEELWYRKICSFDVLYPPERYGHMLSGWICGEEALRMERCDDETVAEICTELLRQFTGNQNIPKPRRILRSSWGSNPYIRGSYSFTRVGSSGRDVEKLAEPLPYIKNTKAPPLQVLFAGEATHRKYYSTTHGALLSGQREANRLMELYQYSCAETTKPNI